Part of the Paenibacillus guangzhouensis genome is shown below.
ATCCGGGTTATCCTGTGCGATGTCCACCGTTTCAGACACTTTGCCTTTTACTTGAACATTCGCGACTGCCTTGCTGTGAACCAATACAGGCATGATCGACTCATCTGTCTTGTTGTTCTTGATCGTAATTTCGAAGTCCGTCTTCTCTGGCATCAGTCTCACGGCATGTACCGTAACCTCGATATCGTCAATTGTCTGTGTGATGGGTAACTTCTGTACCTGGGTTTTCTGCTGATTGATGGATTGCGGCTGTTCACTCTTCGTTGTTAAGCTGGATGCCGCGTATGCTGCTCCTGAGAACAGAACGACGCCGCAAATACATCCCAGGATTATTTTTCTCATCTTTGATCTATCCTTTTCCTGCTATCTACGAAGACCAACGCACCACATGGATGTCGACGGTCCCGTCAGCTGATGCTTTATAGTTGTGTTCTATCGTATTTCCATTGCAATCGACCTCGATGCGGCCATCCGTTCTTGTCACTTGGAACACAAGCTCTGTGTGCAGCGGAAGACGCAAGCGCGTCTTATAAGTCCCCTGACCCGCATCCGTAAGAGGGAACCATGCATACATCCGAACATTCTCCGGCAGACCCGTCGGTACATACACATTCAAATCCAGAATCACATGCTCAGGCGTTTCCGGAATCACTCGAATGGTTCTACTAGCACGAACTCCTCGATATTGCACCGTAATCGTCGTCTCCCCCACGCATTTCGGAACAAGGGTACCATCTGCTTTTATATCGAGGATCTCTGGATTCGCCACCTGATAGTCCGCACGCAGCAATGTCATCTGAAGTCCATTCTCCATCTCGACGATAGGATTCAATCGACTCTTCGCTCCTACCAGCCCCACTTCATCATCGCCTTGTAAAGTCACGGCACGTGCCGCGCTCTGGTGTCCATAGAAATGAATCAACGGCGAAGCCAGCCTTGCTGCCCAATCTTTCTCCACATGAGCTGCGCCTGGGGCATATAGATAGCACAATTCATTGTCGGCCTCGTACCCGAGCGCTGCCAGCTTCTCCGCTGCTTCGCGCACATGCTTCTCCATGATCAATAAGCCTTCACTGCTGCCCAGGTCAATCCATATCCGGGATATCGGCTGTTTCGATTCAAATGTGTGATATTGTGGGAATTCTTCCAGTGTCACCGGATCTACATAGTACAAGTAAGGTGAGATGATCCCAAGTTTGCTGAATACATCCGGCCGTCGGAGACCGATATGGTACGTAACTTGACCCCCGCGGGAAGAACCCATCAATGCCGTGTGCTCTGCCTCTGGCTTCGTCCGAAATATCCGATCCATATAGGGTTTAACCTCTTCAATGAGGAATTTCTCATAGATGTGCCCTAGCGGCCGAATATCCACCTTGTCATCCTGATAACGCACACCCTCCAAGTCATGGGTAAATTCATTAGACCGCTCCATCCCCATGTTCGCGATGCCGACAACGATGATTTCTTCGATGACGCCGCCCTCCACCAACCGATCGATGGTCGTATGAACATGCCATGAATACCCGTTGAATGCCGGATGGAAAATGTTCTGCCCATCATGCATATACAACACCGGATATCTTCGGCCCTGATCAAGATCATAGCTCGGCGGCAAATAGACGAATAGATCTCTTCGATTCTCCAGATAGGATGAATAGAAGCTCTCAATTCTAAGAATACTTGAACGATGCTCCATGCACGTTACACTCCCCTCGCGGGCACACAATCTACCCAATTCTCCACGACATAATTCAGAATTAGTCCATCCGTAACGGTAAATTTGCGGTAAGGGACCTCATGACCGTAACGAT
Proteins encoded:
- a CDS encoding alpha/beta hydrolase encodes the protein MEHRSSILRIESFYSSYLENRRDLFVYLPPSYDLDQGRRYPVLYMHDGQNIFHPAFNGYSWHVHTTIDRLVEGGVIEEIIVVGIANMGMERSNEFTHDLEGVRYQDDKVDIRPLGHIYEKFLIEEVKPYMDRIFRTKPEAEHTALMGSSRGGQVTYHIGLRRPDVFSKLGIISPYLYYVDPVTLEEFPQYHTFESKQPISRIWIDLGSSEGLLIMEKHVREAAEKLAALGYEADNELCYLYAPGAAHVEKDWAARLASPLIHFYGHQSAARAVTLQGDDEVGLVGAKSRLNPIVEMENGLQMTLLRADYQVANPEILDIKADGTLVPKCVGETTITVQYRGVRASRTIRVIPETPEHVILDLNVYVPTGLPENVRMYAWFPLTDAGQGTYKTRLRLPLHTELVFQVTRTDGRIEVDCNGNTIEHNYKASADGTVDIHVVRWSS